The Elaeis guineensis isolate ETL-2024a chromosome 14, EG11, whole genome shotgun sequence genome has a segment encoding these proteins:
- the LOC109506611 gene encoding putative disease resistance protein RGA4 has translation MADVLLSALVPVVMEKAKDYVLRQFGAMWGIHDRLEKLERMLLAIHDKLGDAEERQVKEAGVTRWLADLKDAAYEADDILDEFNLEAMRREAEIQVDTSKKVRSFFSFDNPLWFHFKIGQKLNDIVEKIDKIVDEGNKFHFMVKTQPQLRDRPQTHSYVDESYVIGREEDKQKIVKLLLDHVPNQNIAVLSIVGMGGLGKTTLAQLIYKDERVEKHFQPLMWVFVSDVFNVAKLAKAIIASATGTECELSNMELLQRHLREVVSGKRYLLVLDDVWNEDREKWDELKSLLRTGGVGSRIIVTTRSERVSSMMGTLATYQLPYLTEDDSWTLFGKRAFEEGGEEPQNLVNIGKEIVKKCGGLPLAVKTMGGLLYSKSQEREWLFVRDSEIWDMQVGEDAILPALRLSYSHLPSHLKQCFAFCAIFPKDYEMEKDLLIQLWMANGFIPSDGRKELEDKGNEIFNELASRSFFQDIKEVEEDDDSTDRHELYCITTCKMHDLMHDLARSIMGNECLSIQDPAGLEDVSRKTRHLCISENFKLDIHRTLNNSPNIRTLLTLLANMGIIVTADSSKPRSLRALGLQNTVIRRLPISIGFLKHLRYLDLSRTPIEAIPEAASTLLNLQILKLSNCWSLYKLPDGLRNMSNLRHLYIDRCPRLKQLPAGIGQLSNLRTLTKYIVGNDSGRHIGELNSLNLGGLLELYNLRNVRDAADAEYANLSSKHNLRSLILCWDMIEWNPFYYYAESAHHCDEDDVLPAENAKEVLEALRPHGGLKLLAIWRYSGASFPTWMDSPLLQNLVEIHLGVCMGCKHLPPLWQLRFLKFLYLTKMDSIKHICSSTIYGNASNDTVQAFPSLKRLVLLRMQSLEKWSEYEGTAEVTLIFPHLAELEIIHCPNLMTMPELPSLKSLEMEGTDMQLGLVCSLTTLSSLSIKVYETSDGAESPPLAQKKMSLRYFRSLENLIITASENLARVLEEEEETRGLSTSLHYLEIECCNWFFSPSRQSSSPLAIWKNLGSLLSLEIQCCEDLVYWPEAEFRGLNSLRKLSLYGCNNLVGPSPLPLSSSSSGHEELLPNLEDLDILHCDSLLELPELPASLKSLYVGFCPKLNSLTEGLRHATALENFDISGCPSLTFLPVDLGHLTALTSIYISGLSGLNYLPQGLGQLAALKSLGISSCHKLSSLPQGLQGLTALRRLQIGHCPQLSSLPEGLQQRLPGLQHLVIEGCPNLERQYKRGGPYWYLVSRIPNIEIVSVTRSNFSTLFPSFACFRRPSTF, from the coding sequence ATGGCTGACGTACTTCTCTCAGCCTTGGTACCAGTGGTGATGGAGAAGGCAAAAGATTATGTTCTTCGTCAGTTTGGAGCGATGTGGGGCATCCATGACAGGCTAGAAAAGCTGGAAAGAATGCTGTTGGCAATCCATGACAAACTTGGCGATGCAGAGGAGCGGCAAGTCAAGGAAGCGGGTGTGACGAGATGGTTGGCAGATCTGAAGGACGCAGCCTACGAAGCAGACGACATCCTGGATGAGTTCAATTTGGAAGCAATGCGGCGGGAGGCAGAGATTCAGGTCGATACGTCGAAAAAGGTGCGcagcttcttttcttttgataatCCACTGTGGTTTCATTTCAAGATAGGGCAGAAGTTGAATGATATTGTTGAGAAAATCGATAAAATAGTAGATGAAGGAAATAAATTTCATTTCATGGTCAAAACACAACCACAACTCAGGGATAGACCGCAAACCCACTCCTATGTTGATGAGTCATATGTCATTGGTAGAGAGGAAGATAAACAAAAGATAGTGAAGTTGTTACTTGATCATGTTCCCAACCAGAATATTGCAGTCCTTTCCATAGTTGGTATGGGGGGTCTGGGTAAGACTACACTGGCCCAATTGATTTACAAAGATGAGAGGGTGGAGAAGCATTTCCAGCCGCTCATGTGGGTCTTTGTGTCGGATGTCTTCAATGTTGCAAAACTTGCCAAGGCAATAATAGCTTCAGCGACAGGTACTGAGTGTGAGCTATCAAACATGGAGTTGTTACAACGCCACCTTCGAGAAGTTGTAAGTGGAAAAAGGTACTTACTTGTATTAGATGATGTTTGGAACGAGGATCGGGAAAAGTGGGATGAGTTAAAATCTTTACTAAGAACTGGTGGAGTAGGGAGTAGGATCATTGTGACAACAAGAAGTGAGCGGGTATCGTCGATGATGGGTACACTCGCCACCTATCAGCTACCATATTTGACTGAAGATGATTCCTGGACATTGTTTGGGAAGAGAGCATTTGAAGAGGGAGGAGAAGAGCCTCAGAATCTCGTAAATATTGGCAAGGAGATTGTCAAGAAATGTGGTGGACTGCCTTTAGCAGTGAAGACAATGGGGGGCTTATTGTATTCCAAGAGCCAGGAAAGGGAATGGTTGTTCGTGAGGGATAGTGAGATTTGGGATATGCAGGTTGGTGAAGACGCGATTTTACCAGCGCTAAGATTGAGCTACAGTCATTTGCCTTCCCATTTAAAACAATGCTTTGCTTTTTGTGCCATATTTCCAAAGGATTATGAGATGGAAAAGGATCTGTTGATTCAACTATGGATGGCTAATGGGTTCATTCCATCTGATGGAAGAAAGGAGCTGGAGGACAAAGGGAACGAGATTTTTAATGAGTTGGCCTCGAGATCCTTCTTTCAGGATATCAAGGAAGTTGAGGAGGACGATGATAGCACAGATAGGCATGAACTTTATTGCATAACAACATGCAAGATGCATGACCTTATGCACGACCTGGCACGATCCATTATGGGGAATGAATGCCTTAGCATACAGGACCCTGCTGGGTTGGAAGATGTATCTAGGAAAACCCGTCACTTGTGTATATCTGAGAATTTCAAATTGGACATTCATAGGACCTTGAATAATTCTCCCAATATTCGCACTCTCCTGACCTTGTTAGCTAATATGGGTATTATAGTGACCGCAGATTCATCAAAGCCTAGGTCCTTGAGAGCATTAGGCCTACAAAATACTGTTATTAGACGATTGCCTATTTCAATTGGATTTCTGAAACACCTAAGGTATCTGGACCTCTCCAGAACTCCAATAGAAGCAATACCTGAAGCCGCCAGCACACTTCTCAACCTACAGATTTTAAAACTCTCCAACTGCTGGAGTCTATATAAGCTACCTGATGGCTTGAGAAATATGAGCAACCTGAGGCATCTCTATATTGACAGATGTCCTCGTCTGAAACAGCTGCCAGCAGGTATAGGGCAATTGAGCAACCTGCGAACATTGACGAAGTACATTGTAGGCAATGATTCTGGAAGGCATATAGGTGAATTGAATAGCTTAAATCTCGGTGGCCTTTTAGAGCTGTATAACCTGAGGAATGTGAGGGATGCAGCAGATGCTGAATATGCTAATCTTAGTTCCAAACATAACCTTCGCTCATTAATATTATGCTGGGATATGATTGAGTGGAATCCCTTCTATTATTATGCGGAAAGTGCCCATCATTGTGATGAAGATGATGTTTTGCCTGCAGAAAATGCTAAAGAGGTTCTGGAAGCCCTTAGACCTCATGGTGGCTTAAAGCTGCTGGCAATATGGCGCTATAGTGGTGCCAGCTTTCCAACATGGATGGACTCACCATTGCTGCAAAATTTAGTTGAAATTCATTTGGGAGTTTGCATGGGTTGCAAACATCTCCCACCTTTATGGCAGCTACGTTTTCTGAAATTTCTCTACCTGACCAAGATGGATAGCATCAAACATATCTGCAGCAGTACCATCTATGGCAATGCAAGCAATGACACAGTGCAAGCATTCCCATCACTAAAGAGACTGGTGTTGCTCAGGATGCAGAGCTTGGAGAAGTGGTCAGAGTATGAAGGAACTGCAGAGGTCACGCTGATTTTCCCTCACCTTGCTGAACTTGAGATCATTCATTGCCCAAATTTGATGACCATGCCGGAGTTACCATCTCTCAAAAGTTTAGAAATGGAAGGAACTGACATGCAGTTGGGCTTGGTCTGTAGTCTGACCACACTGTCTTCCCTTAGCATTAAAGTCTATGAAACGAGCGATGGTGCAGAGTCGCCTCCTCTAGCTCAGAAAAAAATGTCTTTAAGATATTTCAGATCTCTTGAAAATTTAATTATCACCGCATCCGAGAATCTGGCacgggtactggaagaggaagaggagacgAGAGGGCTAAGCACATCCCTGCATTATTTGGAGATTGAATGCTGCAATTGGTTTTTCTCACCATCACGGCAGTCATCATCACCCTTGGCAATTTGGAAGAACCTTGGTTCTCTCCTATCTTTAGAGATTCAGTGTTGCGAAGATCTGGTCTACTGGCCGGAGGCAGAGTTCCGTGGCTTGAACTCACTGAGGAAGTTAAGTCTCTATGGTTGCAACAATTTGGTTGGCCCATCACCTTTGCCATTGTCCTCATCATCATCCGGGCATGAAGAGCTCCTACCAAACCTGGAAGATCTGGATATATTACATTGTGATAGTCTTCTGGAATTGCCGGAGCTGCCTGCATCCCTCAAATCATTATATGTTGGCTTTTGCCCCAAATTGAATTCCTTGACAGAAGGCCTGCGACACGCCACTGCTCTTGAGAATTTTGATATTTCAGGTTGCCCAAGCTTGACTTTCTTGCCGGTAGATCTGGGGCACCTCACAGCACTCACGAGTATATATATCAGTGGGCTTTCTGGCTTGAATTATTTGCCACAAGGGCTGGGACAGCTTGCTGCACTCAAGTCTCTGGGCATCAGCAGCTGCCACAAATTGTCATCTCTGCCACAAGGGTTGCAGGGCCTCACGGCGCTCCGGCGTTTGCAAATTGGTCACTGCCCTCAGCTGTCATCACTCCCCGAAGGTCTTCAACAACGACTCCCAGGCCTTCAGCATCTGGTAATTGAAGGGTGCCCCAACCTAGAGAGACAGTATAAGAGAGGAGGACCGTATTGGTACCTGGTCTCACGCATCCccaatatagaaatagtatctgtGACGAGGAGCAACTTCAGCACATTGTTTCCTTCCTTTGCTTGCTTTAGAAGACCATCTACTTTTTAA